In Streptomyces sp. NBC_00704, a genomic segment contains:
- a CDS encoding nucleotide sugar dehydrogenase, which yields MRVSVFGLGYVGCVSAACLAGMGHEVVGVDVNQVKVDLVNDGKAPVVEERIGELIAEVVGAGALRATADVREAIMNSEISLVCVGTPSEPNGSLCTTYLERVTEEIGAALAERGGRHTVVFRSTMLPGTCLNLLVPILEKYVGGTAGVDVGVAVNPEFLREGTSVRDFFDPPKTVVGELDPASGDAVLALYEGLPGEVFRVPVPTAEAIKYADNAFHGLKIGFANELGAVCQALGVDSHQVMDVFLADRKLNISAAYLRPGFAFGGSCLPKDLRSLVHAAQRADVSVPILSHVLPSNSDHLQRAVELVERTGKRRAGLFGLSFKPGTDDLRESPLVELAERLFGKGYDLKIYDANVSMSRLLGANREYIETRLPHLAQLLADSVEEVLDHAEVCLVGTKDPAVLSALPHGDAPVIIDLVHLPDADARRAEQGYVGLAW from the coding sequence ATGAGGGTCAGCGTTTTCGGGCTCGGCTACGTGGGCTGCGTGTCGGCCGCGTGCCTGGCCGGCATGGGGCACGAGGTCGTCGGCGTCGACGTGAACCAGGTGAAGGTCGACCTGGTCAACGACGGCAAGGCTCCGGTGGTCGAGGAGCGGATCGGCGAGCTGATCGCCGAGGTCGTGGGCGCCGGAGCGCTGCGCGCCACCGCCGACGTCCGCGAGGCGATCATGAACAGCGAGATCTCGCTGGTCTGCGTGGGCACGCCGTCGGAGCCCAACGGCAGCCTGTGCACGACGTATCTGGAGCGGGTCACCGAGGAGATCGGCGCGGCCCTGGCCGAGCGCGGCGGCCGGCACACCGTGGTGTTCCGCAGCACCATGCTTCCGGGCACCTGCCTGAACCTGCTGGTGCCGATCCTGGAGAAGTACGTCGGCGGCACGGCCGGGGTGGACGTCGGGGTCGCGGTCAACCCGGAGTTCCTGCGCGAGGGCACGAGCGTGCGGGACTTCTTCGACCCGCCGAAGACGGTCGTCGGCGAGCTGGACCCGGCGAGCGGCGACGCGGTGCTCGCGCTGTACGAGGGGCTGCCCGGCGAGGTGTTCCGGGTGCCGGTGCCGACCGCCGAGGCCATCAAGTACGCGGACAACGCCTTCCACGGTCTAAAGATCGGCTTCGCGAACGAGCTGGGCGCGGTGTGCCAGGCGCTCGGGGTGGACTCACATCAGGTGATGGACGTCTTCCTCGCCGACCGCAAGCTGAACATCAGTGCCGCCTATCTGCGGCCCGGCTTCGCCTTCGGCGGCTCCTGCCTGCCCAAGGACCTGCGCAGCCTGGTCCACGCCGCGCAGCGGGCCGACGTGTCGGTGCCGATCCTGTCCCATGTGCTGCCCTCCAACTCCGACCATCTCCAGCGCGCGGTGGAGCTGGTCGAGCGGACCGGGAAACGGCGGGCGGGCCTGTTCGGGCTGTCCTTCAAGCCCGGCACCGACGACCTCCGCGAGAGTCCGCTGGTCGAGCTGGCGGAGCGGCTCTTCGGCAAGGGGTACGACCTGAAGATCTACGACGCGAACGTGAGCATGTCCCGGCTGCTCGGCGCGAACCGCGAGTACATCGAGACGCGGCTGCCGCATCTCGCGCAACTGCTCGCGGACTCCGTCGAGGAGGTGCTCGACCATGCCGAGGTGTGCCTGGTCGGGACGAAGGATCCGGCCGTGCTGTCGGCGCTGCCGCACGGCGACGCCCCGGTGATCATCGATCTCGTCCACCTTCCCGACGCCGACGCGCGCCGGGCCGAACAGGGGTATGTGGGCCTTGCCTGGTGA
- a CDS encoding sugar transferase, protein MRQGELVSPFPARGGRLADGAVSRPASDWEQRYRRTVITSDTVTTAFVVAGIGNFFGARDAANWHEKWGILAFGTELLVLGSLAVSRAWTPAVLGQGAEEFRRLGRSLFAATVVLALGGIALTSRNIKLWIFVAIPAIALVTMTARYVLRLGLHKQRKEGRCLRPVLAAGSPDTVRDLITRTRKFPHLGWRVDAVCTTDGGVLDGDLLDGVPVVGRLTDVAKHVHADGYRVVAVTPDPHWSPHRLQRLAWNLEGSDAEMVVAPVLMEVAGPRLHIDAVLGIPLLRVSMPTFTGGRRAVKGVVDRLGAAVLLVVFAPLMAFVALLVLLDSRGGVFYRQRRVGKDGGEFTILKFRTMVADADRARDRLAALNEGAGPLFKLRRDPRVTRVGAVLRRYSVDELPQLFNVLTGSMSLVGPRPPLPEESASYGPDIRRRLLVKPGLTGLWQISGRSDLSWEEAVRLDLRYVEDWSLALDTVILWKTLRAVLYGQGAY, encoded by the coding sequence GTGCGGCAAGGGGAATTGGTCAGCCCGTTTCCGGCGCGCGGCGGTCGTCTGGCGGACGGGGCGGTCAGCCGGCCCGCGAGCGACTGGGAGCAGCGGTACCGCCGTACCGTGATCACCAGCGACACCGTGACCACCGCGTTCGTGGTGGCGGGGATAGGCAACTTCTTCGGGGCCCGCGACGCGGCCAACTGGCACGAGAAGTGGGGGATTCTCGCGTTCGGCACCGAACTGCTGGTGCTGGGGTCGCTCGCGGTGAGCCGGGCCTGGACCCCGGCCGTGCTGGGCCAGGGCGCGGAGGAGTTCCGCCGGCTGGGGCGCTCGCTGTTCGCGGCGACCGTCGTCCTGGCGCTCGGCGGGATCGCCCTCACCTCGCGCAACATCAAGCTCTGGATCTTCGTCGCGATCCCGGCGATCGCGCTCGTCACCATGACGGCCAGGTACGTGCTGCGTCTCGGGCTGCACAAGCAGCGCAAGGAGGGGCGGTGCCTGCGGCCGGTGCTCGCCGCCGGCAGCCCGGACACCGTCCGCGATCTGATCACCCGTACCCGCAAGTTCCCGCACCTCGGGTGGCGGGTGGACGCGGTGTGCACGACGGACGGCGGTGTACTCGACGGCGACCTGCTGGACGGGGTGCCGGTCGTCGGCCGGCTCACGGACGTCGCCAAGCACGTGCACGCCGACGGCTACCGCGTCGTCGCGGTCACCCCGGACCCGCACTGGTCGCCGCACCGGTTGCAGCGGCTGGCCTGGAACCTGGAGGGCAGCGACGCCGAGATGGTCGTGGCGCCCGTGCTGATGGAGGTGGCCGGCCCGCGGCTGCATATCGACGCGGTGCTCGGCATCCCGCTCCTGCGGGTCAGCATGCCGACGTTCACCGGGGGCCGCCGGGCGGTCAAGGGCGTTGTCGACCGGCTGGGCGCCGCGGTCCTGCTCGTCGTGTTCGCTCCGCTGATGGCGTTCGTCGCGCTGCTCGTGCTGCTGGACAGCCGCGGCGGGGTCTTCTACCGGCAGCGCAGAGTCGGCAAGGACGGCGGCGAGTTCACCATTCTCAAGTTCCGCACCATGGTCGCCGACGCGGACCGGGCGCGGGACCGGCTGGCCGCCCTCAACGAGGGGGCCGGCCCGCTGTTCAAGCTGCGCCGCGATCCCCGGGTGACCCGGGTGGGAGCGGTGCTGCGCCGGTACTCCGTCGACGAGCTGCCGCAACTGTTCAACGTGCTCACGGGATCGATGTCGCTGGTCGGTCCGCGGCCCCCGCTGCCGGAGGAGTCCGCCTCGTACGGCCCGGACATCCGGCGGCGGTTGCTGGTCAAGCCGGGGCTCACCGGGCTGTGGCAGATCAGCGGGCGCAGCGACCTGTCGTGGGAGGAGGCGGTCCGGCTGGACCTGCGGTACGTGGAGGACTGGTCGCTCGCTCTGGACACGGTGATCTTGTGGAAGACGCTGCGTGCGGTGCTCTACGGGCAGGGGGCCTACTGA
- a CDS encoding cell division protein SepF: MPVNRYDVTDEQWEGLAQVVPLRGRDAWPSAVDHRSLPDAETETRRRFVVLRVNVFADAREVAETLMSGIPVLLDLTGAETDTAKRVLDFSTGVVFGLASGMHRVDRNVFLLTPPGTEVSGLMEGAGAPGI, encoded by the coding sequence GTGCCGGTGAACCGTTACGACGTCACCGATGAACAGTGGGAAGGGCTCGCTCAGGTCGTTCCGTTGCGCGGGCGGGACGCGTGGCCGTCGGCGGTGGACCACCGCTCGCTCCCGGACGCCGAGACGGAGACCAGGCGGCGCTTCGTCGTGTTGCGGGTCAACGTCTTCGCGGACGCCCGCGAGGTCGCCGAGACGCTGATGTCGGGCATACCCGTGCTGCTCGACCTGACGGGAGCCGAGACCGACACCGCCAAACGCGTCCTGGACTTCTCCACCGGGGTGGTGTTCGGCCTGGCCAGCGGTATGCACCGGGTCGACCGCAACGTCTTCCTCCTCACCCCGCCGGGCACCGAGGTGAGCGGACTCATGGAGGGGGCCGGAGCACCGGGCATCTGA
- a CDS encoding ATP-binding protein produces the protein MRPCVTELRLSAFAGHRRARFSLGAVTVFAGPSGSGKSSALRAYEALARLGGGALLGEVFPDPVACVPQGARPDAQRRRGFRIGCTADGPGGPVRLDVAVQAEPELRIVGERLSAGGVVLLETALRDPGRRTVQAAWHTGGPAPVTRAPLPDDRLGTALLPLRVAGKTDGQRQVLAAAEQMVVALRSVFPCDPQPDWMGAPVPTGTGRLLTGCDNLADVLWRTREECGRRHAQLVAALSAGSRAPVVDLRAEPLADGTVRAVLDRADGRTELARLGYGELRYVALALVLLTGPGVLDVDPAGEVPAAMQTLTLLADGLDRGLDERQAGELLRLAVRMAGRGHIRCVGAVGDGSGAARTDGVTVVHLGP, from the coding sequence GTGCGGCCGTGCGTCACCGAGTTGCGGCTGTCGGCGTTCGCGGGACACCGCCGGGCCCGGTTCTCGCTGGGGGCCGTCACGGTGTTCGCCGGGCCCAGCGGCAGCGGCAAGAGCAGTGCGCTGCGCGCCTACGAAGCGCTGGCGCGGCTCGGCGGCGGGGCTCTGCTGGGGGAGGTGTTCCCCGATCCGGTCGCGTGCGTGCCGCAGGGCGCGCGGCCCGATGCCCAGCGCCGCCGGGGATTTCGCATCGGATGCACGGCCGACGGACCCGGCGGCCCGGTCCGCCTGGACGTCGCCGTACAGGCCGAGCCCGAACTGCGCATCGTGGGGGAGCGGTTGAGCGCGGGAGGCGTCGTCCTGCTGGAGACGGCCCTGCGCGACCCCGGGCGTCGCACGGTGCAGGCCGCCTGGCACACCGGCGGCCCCGCGCCCGTCACGCGCGCGCCGCTGCCCGACGACCGGCTCGGCACCGCGCTGCTGCCGCTGCGCGTCGCCGGGAAGACCGACGGCCAGCGTCAGGTGCTGGCGGCGGCCGAGCAGATGGTCGTCGCGCTGCGGTCGGTGTTCCCCTGCGACCCCCAGCCCGACTGGATGGGCGCCCCCGTGCCCACGGGCACCGGCCGGCTGCTCACCGGATGCGACAACCTCGCCGACGTCCTGTGGCGCACCCGGGAGGAGTGCGGCAGGCGGCACGCGCAACTGGTCGCCGCGCTGTCCGCCGGGTCCCGCGCACCGGTCGTCGACCTGCGCGCCGAACCGCTCGCCGACGGCACGGTCCGGGCGGTCCTCGACCGCGCCGACGGCCGCACCGAACTGGCCCGGCTGGGATACGGCGAACTGCGCTACGTCGCCCTCGCGCTGGTGCTGCTCACCGGACCGGGCGTCCTCGACGTGGACCCGGCCGGCGAGGTGCCGGCCGCGATGCAGACCCTCACCCTGCTCGCCGACGGCCTCGACCGCGGCCTCGACGAGCGCCAGGCGGGCGAACTCCTGAGGCTGGCCGTGCGGATGGCCGGGCGCGGGCACATCCGCTGCGTCGGCGCGGTCGGCGACGGCAGCGGGGCCGCCCGGACCGACGGCGTGACGGTGGTACACCTGGGGCCGTGA